From the Lathyrus oleraceus cultivar Zhongwan6 chromosome 4, CAAS_Psat_ZW6_1.0, whole genome shotgun sequence genome, one window contains:
- the LOC127074228 gene encoding non-specific lipid-transfer protein A → MKKLSMILILLVPLLLTMEQVHGFDCEKAKTSVSSCESFVTGGDQEPSSTCCNGISSVGSSATTVDERRAACQCLKEWANKIPNIREDLAISLPKRCGLDKALPIPENLDCNNIQ, encoded by the exons ATGAAGAAGTTGAGTATGATTCTTATATTGCTAGTTCCATTGCTCCTGACTATGGAGCAAGTGCATGGTTTTGATTGTGAAAAAGCAAAGACATCTGTATCTTCTTGTGAGTCATTTGTCACCGGTGGGGATCAGGAGCCATCAAGTACTTGTTGCAATGGCATTAGCTCTGTAGGATCATCAGCAACCACTGTTGATGAACGACGTGCTGCATGTCAATGCTTAAAAGAATGGGCTAATAAGATTCCTAACATTAGAGAGGATTTAGCTATCTCACTTCCCAAACGTTGCGGTCTTGACAAGGCTTTACCTATACCCGAAAACTTGGATTGCAATAA CATTCAGTGA